The following are encoded together in the Drosophila takahashii strain IR98-3 E-12201 chromosome X, DtakHiC1v2, whole genome shotgun sequence genome:
- the Or7a gene encoding odorant receptor 7a, producing the protein MKVSGQKVKEVDKEELPESRRAFRNLFNCFYALGMQAPDGSRPTKSATWRRIYRCFSVVMYVWQLLVVPTCFVISYRYMGGMEITQVLTSAQVAIDAVILPAKIVALAWNLPLLRRAEHHLASLDARCRDREEFQLILDAVRFCNRLVWFYQICYAIYSSSTFVCAFLLGQPPYALYLPGLDWQRSQLQFCIQAWIEFLIMNWTCLHQASDDVYAVIYLYVVRVQVQLLARRVEKLGRDGQAEAEEIYPDARRQEEHCAELQRCIVDHQTMLRLLGCISPVISRTIFVQFLITAAIMGTTMINIFIFANTNTKIASIIYLMAVTLQTAPCCYQATSLMLDNEKLALAIFQCQWLGQCARFRKMLLYYLHRAQQPIALTAMKLFPINLATYFSIAKFSFSLYTLIKGMNLGERFTKTN; encoded by the exons ATGAAGGTGAGCGGTCAGAAGGTTAAGGAAGTGGACAAGGAGGAGCTTCCCGAATCCCGGCGAGCCTTCAGGAACCTCTTCAACTGCTTCTATGCCTTGGGAATGCAGGCACCGGACGGAAGTCGTCCTACAAAGAGCGCCACCTGGCGGCGAATCTACCGCTGCTTTTCGGTGGTCATGTACGTGTGGCAGCTGCTCGTGGTGCCCACGTGCTTTGTGATCAGCTACCGTTACATGGGCGGCATGGAGATCACCCAGGTGCTGACCTCCGCCCAGGTGGCCATCGATGCGGTCATCCTGCCCGCGAAGATTGTGGCCTTGGCCTGGAATTTGCCCCTGCTGCGGCGGGCGGAGCATCATTTGGCCTCGCTGGATGCCCGGTGCCGGGATCGGGAGGAGTTTCAGCTGATCCTCGATGCGGTGAGGTTCTGCAATCGGCTCGTCTGGTTCTACCAGATCTGCTATGCCATCTACTCCTCCTCGACCTTCGTGTGCGCCTTCCTGCTCGGCCAGCCGCCCTACGCCCTCTACCTGCCCGGCCTGGACTGGCAGCGCTCCCAGCTGCAGTTCTGCATCCAGGCGTGGATCGAGTTCCTCATCATGAACTGGACGTGCCTGCACCAGGCCAGCGATGATGTCTACGCGGTGATCTACCTGTATGTGGTGCGCGTCCAGGTGCAGCTGCTGGCCAGGAGGGTGGAGAAGCTCGGACGCGACGGGCaggcggaggcggaggagatCTATCCGGATGCGAGGCGGCAGGAGGAGCACTGCGCGGAGCTGCAGCGGTGCATTGTGGACCACCAGACGATGCTGCGCCTGCTGGGCTGCATTAGTCCGGTCATTTCGCGGACCATCTTCGTGCAGTTCCTGATCACCGCCGCCATTATGGGCACCACCATGatcaatatatttatatttgcgaATACCAACACCAAGATAGCCTCGATTATCTACTTGATGGCAGTGACCCTGCAGACGGCGCCGTGCTGCTACCAGGCCACCTCGCTGATGCTGGACAACGAGAAGCTCGCCCTGGCCATCTTCCAGTGCCAGTGGCTCGGCCAGTGCGCCCGGTTCCGCAAGATGCTCCTCTACTACCTCCATCGCGCCCAGCAGCCCATCGCCCTGACGGCCATGAAGCTGTTCCCCATCAACCTGGCCACCTACTTCAGC ATAGCCAAGTTCTCATTTTCGCTCTACACGCTCATCAAGGGGATGAATCTCGGCGAGCGATTCACCAAGACAAATTAA
- the slpr gene encoding mitogen-activated protein kinase kinase kinase isoform X2, with protein sequence MLPISEEQQQQQQQRQLEQLHHQQIPEIPISGDLEQVEPQVGDGSLWTALYDYEAQGEDELTLRRGEIVVVLSTDSEVSGDVGWWTGKIGDKVGVFPKDFVTDEDPLQLNVSSAIGDIQPHEIEYSELDIKEVIGSGGFCKVHRGYYDGEEVAIKIAHQTGEDDMQRMRDNVLQEAKLFWALKHENIAALRGVCLNTKLCLVMEYARGGSLNRILAGKIPPDVLVNWAIQIARGMNYLHNEAPMSIIHRDLKSSNVLIYEAIEGNQLQQKTLKITDFGLAREMYNTQRMSAAGTYAWMPPEVISVSTYSKSSDVWSYGVLLWELITGETPYKGFDPLSVAYGVAVNTLTLPIPKTCPETWGALMKSCWQTDPHKRPGFKEILKQLESIACSKFTLTPQESFHYMQECWKKEIAEVLHDLREKEKELRNKEEQLLRVQNEQREKATLLKIQEQILREREMVLIERELVMMQPVPSKRKPKKGKKNKPLQISLPTGFRHTITAVRDKAEQPGSPSFSGLRIVALTDGHKGKTWGPSTMHQRERSLLPPQLGGGQPEWPAQTSTHSSFSKSAPNLDKKQQQQQQNQQQQVASLTPPPGLGALGGSGSGGVGGTPATPLLYTGIPYLLTRPNNIGSCKAITTITTTNNTTTTTTTTNNNNNSISANNNSNQLNNNSTSNSNNNSQTNPTSQQNGRSNSNSSTSQSPIAKMYHRARSQEYGLDYPPPPPLYLVTDDSSETDTVASPTGCFHFLKSGHSSSVSNQVSGASVHLHRFGGSLGNSPAVGRKKHSLDSSGHPPPPVNNSISLALPNQLTLPSEDNNTYDHAFYRDVIKKMSMASSERVNSKSSGDLTMYNSSTPLTARNCDDADEEEACEGGRFQRNFSGSQFPRHCFFTRQENDLEAEAEADEAEVEEDSLEDEGQVPVNQMRQNSTTSRKSSVTFQSVSFEEPTPATTARSDLYTSSASISFATYRSASPSLSSSSTTASASASIASSGGEMIQGEAWTARRMVNVQPHSDVIKMKEDLQRQHSKNQRKHRPKHITKSKSVEAPVEGQNLNQHQHPHHHHHHHHSKFRSLLNLFTRSRKKYSKLAEHNLMGGSDFSAIDPFQTDLAIGGSSRSLKRKGKKPQTQSCEQLERC encoded by the exons ATGCTGCCCATCagcgaggagcagcagcagcagcagcagcagcggcagttgGAGCAACTGCATCACCAGCAGATCCCGGAAATTCCCATATCCGGCGATCTGGAGCAAGTGGAGCCCCAGGTGGGCGATGGCAGCCTGTGGACCGCGCTCTACGACTACGAGGCGCAGGGCGAGGATGAGCTGACCCTGCGGCGCGGCGAAATAGTGGTCGTCCTGTCCACGGACAGCGAGGTTTCCGGCGATGTGGGCTGGTGGACGGGCAAAATCGGGGATAAG GTGGGCGTCTTTCCCAAGGACTTCGTTACCGACGAGGATCCCCTCCAGCTGAACGTCTCCTCCGCCATCGGCGACATCCAGCCGCACGAGATCGAGTACAGCGAGCTGGACATCAAGGAGGTCATCGGCTCCGGTGGCTTCTGCAAGGTGCATCGCGGCTACTATGATGGCGAGGAGGTGGCCATCAAGATTGCCCACCAGACGGGCGAGGATGACATGCAGCGGATGCGGGACAATGTCCTGCAGGAAGCCAAGCTCTTCTGGGCCCTTAAGCATGAGAATATAGCCGCCCTGCGCGGCGTCTGTTTGAACACCAAGCTCTGTTTGGTTATGGAGTACGCCCGCGGCGGCAGTTTGAATCGCATCCTGGCCGGAAAGATACCGCCCGATGTCCTGGTCAATTGGGCCATACAAATAGCCAGGGGCATGAATTATCTGCACAACGAGGCGCCCATGTCGATCATACATCGCGACCTCAAGTCATCCAATGTGCTGATCTACGAGGCCATCGAGGGCAATCAGCTGCAGCAGAAGACGCTGAAGATTACCGATTTCGGTTTGGCCCGCGAGATGTACAACACGCAGAGGATGAGCGCGGCGGGCACGTACGCCTGGATGCCGCCGGAGGTCATCAGCGTGAGCACCTACTCCAA ATCCTCGGATGTTTGGAGCTATGGTGTTCTGCTCTGGGAACTGATTACGGGCGAGACGCCCTACAAGGGCTTCGATCCCTTGTCGGTGGCCTATGGCGTGGCTGTCAACACGCTGACCTTGCCCATACCAAAAACCTGCCCAGAAACCTGGGGAGCCTTGATGAAAA GCTGCTGGCAAACGGATCCCCACAAGCGGCCTGGTTTCAAGGAGATACTCAAGCAGCTGGAGAGCATCGCCTGCTCCAAGTTCACGCTGACGCCCCAGGAATCCTTTCACTACATGCAGGAGTGCTGGAAGAAGGAGATCGCCGAAGTGCTGCACGACTTGCGCGAAAAAGAAAAG GAACTGCGCAAcaaggaggagcagctgctcaGGGTGCAGAACGAGCAGCGCGAGAAGGCGACCCTGCTGAAGATCCAAGAACAGATTCTGCGCGAGCGCGAAATGGTGCTGATCGAAAGGGAGCTGGTCATGATGCAGCCGGTGCCGTCGAAACGAAAGCCCAAGAAGGGTAAAAAG AACAAACCGCTGCAGATATCACTGCCCACGGGCTTCCGGCACACCATTACGGCCGTTCGCGACAAGGCGGAGCAGCCCGGTTCACCTTCCTTCTCCGGACTGCGCATCGTGGCAC TGACCGATGGGCACAAGGGCAAGACGTGGGGCCCGTCGACGATGCACCAGCGGGAGCGATCCCTGCTGCCCCCGCAACTGGGCGGCGGTCAGCCGGAGTGGCCCGCCCAGACCTCGACCCACTCCTCGTTCAGCAAGAGTGCTCCGAATCTGGacaagaagcagcagcagcagcagcagaaccagcagcaacaggtggCCTCCCTGACGCCGCCGCCGGGTTTGGGAGCTTTgggtggaagtggaagtggcgGCGTTGGTGGGACGCCGGCCACGCCCCTGTTGTACACAGGTATACCCTATTTACTAACGCGCCCCAACAACATTGGCAGTTGTAAAGCCATCACCACCATCACAACCACCAacaacaccaccaccaccaccaccacaaccaacaacaacaacaacagcatctccgccaacaacaacagcaatcagctaaataataatagtactAGTAATAGCAACAATAACAGTCAAACTAACCCGACCTCCCAGCAAAACGGCAGGAGCAACTCCAACAGCAGCACCAGCCAATCGCCAATAGCAAAGATGTACCATCGGGCCAGGAGTCAGGAGTACGGCCTGGATTATCCTCCGCCACCTCCGCTCTATCTGGTAACCGATGACAGCTCGGAAACGGACACGGTGGCCAGTCCAACCGGTTGCTTTCACTTCCTCAAGTCCGGCCACTCATCCTCCGTTTCGAATCAAGTTAGCGGTGCCAGCGTGCATCTGCATCGCTTTGGCGGCAGTCTGGGCAACAGTCCCGCTGTCGGCAGGAAGAAACACTCGCTGGACAGCAGTGGCCATCCTCCGCCGCCGGTCAACAACAGCATTAGTTTGGCCCTGCCCAATCAACTGACGCTGCCGTCAGAGGATAATAATACGTACGATCATGCCTTCTATCGGGATGTCATCAAGAAGATGTCCATGGCCAGCAGCGAACGGGTGAATTCCAAGTCCAGCGGTGATCTGACCATGTACAACTCCAGCACTCCGCTGACGGCCAGAAATTGCGATGAtgccgacgaggaggaggcctGCGAGGGCGGACGCTTTCAGCGCAACTTCAGCGGCTCGCAGTTTCCGCGTCACTGCTTCTTCACCAGGCAAGAAAACGATctagaagcagaagcagaagcagatgaggcggaggtggaggaggacTCCCTGGAGGATGAGGGCCAAGTGCCCGTTAATCAAATGCGCCAGAACTCTACGACGTCGCGCAAGAGCTCGGTGACCTTCCAGAGCGTCAGTTTCGAGGAGCCCACGCCAGCGACGACTGCCAGATCGGATCTATATACATCCAGTGCTTCCATAAGCTTCGCCACCTACCGCTCTGCCTCGCCCTCGCTTTCCTCGTCCTCCACAACCGCTTCCGCCTCCGCATCGATTGCCTCGTCCGGTGGCGAGATGATTCAGGGTGAAGCCTGGACGGCACGTCGCATGGTCAATGTCCAGCCGCATTCCGATGTCATCAAGATGAAGGAAGATCTGCAGCGTCAGCACAGCAAGAACCAAAGGAAGCACCGGCCCAAGCACATCACCAAATCCAAGTCTGTCGAGGCGCCAGTCGAGGGACAAAATCTAAATCAGCATCAGCATCcccatcaccatcatcatcatcatcactcCAAGTTCCGATCGCTGCTCAATCTGTTCACGCGTTCGCGCAAAAAGTACAGCAAGCTGGCCGAGCACAACCTGATGGGTGGATCCGACTTCAGTGCCATCGATCCCTTCCAAACTGACCTGGCCATCGGCGGCAGCAGTCGCTCTTTAAAGCGCAAGGGCAAGAAGCCGCAGACGCAATCCTGCGAGCAACTAGAGCGATGCTGA
- the slpr gene encoding mitogen-activated protein kinase kinase kinase isoform X1, translating to MLPISEEQQQQQQQRQLEQLHHQQIPEIPISGDLEQVEPQVGDGSLWTALYDYEAQGEDELTLRRGEIVVVLSTDSEVSGDVGWWTGKIGDKVGVFPKDFVTDEDPLQLNVSSAIGDIQPHEIEYSELDIKEVIGSGGFCKVHRGYYDGEEVAIKIAHQTGEDDMQRMRDNVLQEAKLFWALKHENIAALRGVCLNTKLCLVMEYARGGSLNRILAGKIPPDVLVNWAIQIARGMNYLHNEAPMSIIHRDLKSSNVLIYEAIEGNQLQQKTLKITDFGLAREMYNTQRMSAAGTYAWMPPEVISVSTYSKSSDVWSYGVLLWELITGETPYKGFDPLSVAYGVAVNTLTLPIPKTCPETWGALMKSCWQTDPHKRPGFKEILKQLESIACSKFTLTPQESFHYMQECWKKEIAEVLHDLREKEKRFQTIEEELRNKEEQLLRVQNEQREKATLLKIQEQILREREMVLIERELVMMQPVPSKRKPKKGKKNKPLQISLPTGFRHTITAVRDKAEQPGSPSFSGLRIVALTDGHKGKTWGPSTMHQRERSLLPPQLGGGQPEWPAQTSTHSSFSKSAPNLDKKQQQQQQNQQQQVASLTPPPGLGALGGSGSGGVGGTPATPLLYTGYQGHSKMDDWRPGATNMPIMSPSPYLLSRFTSNVPLPTLYAGDSARKPKLSVIELLLYNMASLLAGVAAGYDVRMSNVSPVHPTLLSEVPALKAAPKAVASITEDQDKIVELEVEAPPKQQEDEQQQEIRESTPRKMVSQTRFSGMEAPVSKSQPTSLARRIGGSQPYYTPVQRTPQHQLHHPQQHHQHHQPQAVPSAVVTTVAASQPPVSALYAGTQPPTPSPRRKLSNSSFGNPNPQPEAFEEFRVGGGIGPPPLYAPADYLRNGPSYSNDGGNYRNGYFGSNYFPYRPELNYSYERDCKSYPDYSYDYNHRLPDYYDYQYEAPVVPVPVPVTVPCPVSQTRTPPPRVPQMGVSAAGHRRTPSTVSNNSNVLLEHEELLCYDYNNLNLNADYEREREREREQVPPPTKQELYAGSPKLLNRLIHSPLPMTKSKYATAAVTRPASLPFEQHALSLGYQQVGSLPAPLASGQSKLRSSLKKYNGGGGGGGNGSTSSQQGTPTNPTPPDSLTSDDSSYLSAKEGSIGSQHSRVRFSPEAYLDANPLPTLGRRMTAPAMQLPHQQQQQRRQRQASSGSTPSPSASSS from the exons ATGCTGCCCATCagcgaggagcagcagcagcagcagcagcagcggcagttgGAGCAACTGCATCACCAGCAGATCCCGGAAATTCCCATATCCGGCGATCTGGAGCAAGTGGAGCCCCAGGTGGGCGATGGCAGCCTGTGGACCGCGCTCTACGACTACGAGGCGCAGGGCGAGGATGAGCTGACCCTGCGGCGCGGCGAAATAGTGGTCGTCCTGTCCACGGACAGCGAGGTTTCCGGCGATGTGGGCTGGTGGACGGGCAAAATCGGGGATAAG GTGGGCGTCTTTCCCAAGGACTTCGTTACCGACGAGGATCCCCTCCAGCTGAACGTCTCCTCCGCCATCGGCGACATCCAGCCGCACGAGATCGAGTACAGCGAGCTGGACATCAAGGAGGTCATCGGCTCCGGTGGCTTCTGCAAGGTGCATCGCGGCTACTATGATGGCGAGGAGGTGGCCATCAAGATTGCCCACCAGACGGGCGAGGATGACATGCAGCGGATGCGGGACAATGTCCTGCAGGAAGCCAAGCTCTTCTGGGCCCTTAAGCATGAGAATATAGCCGCCCTGCGCGGCGTCTGTTTGAACACCAAGCTCTGTTTGGTTATGGAGTACGCCCGCGGCGGCAGTTTGAATCGCATCCTGGCCGGAAAGATACCGCCCGATGTCCTGGTCAATTGGGCCATACAAATAGCCAGGGGCATGAATTATCTGCACAACGAGGCGCCCATGTCGATCATACATCGCGACCTCAAGTCATCCAATGTGCTGATCTACGAGGCCATCGAGGGCAATCAGCTGCAGCAGAAGACGCTGAAGATTACCGATTTCGGTTTGGCCCGCGAGATGTACAACACGCAGAGGATGAGCGCGGCGGGCACGTACGCCTGGATGCCGCCGGAGGTCATCAGCGTGAGCACCTACTCCAA ATCCTCGGATGTTTGGAGCTATGGTGTTCTGCTCTGGGAACTGATTACGGGCGAGACGCCCTACAAGGGCTTCGATCCCTTGTCGGTGGCCTATGGCGTGGCTGTCAACACGCTGACCTTGCCCATACCAAAAACCTGCCCAGAAACCTGGGGAGCCTTGATGAAAA GCTGCTGGCAAACGGATCCCCACAAGCGGCCTGGTTTCAAGGAGATACTCAAGCAGCTGGAGAGCATCGCCTGCTCCAAGTTCACGCTGACGCCCCAGGAATCCTTTCACTACATGCAGGAGTGCTGGAAGAAGGAGATCGCCGAAGTGCTGCACGACTTGCGCGAAAAAGAAAAG CGTTTCCAAACCATCGAAGAG GAACTGCGCAAcaaggaggagcagctgctcaGGGTGCAGAACGAGCAGCGCGAGAAGGCGACCCTGCTGAAGATCCAAGAACAGATTCTGCGCGAGCGCGAAATGGTGCTGATCGAAAGGGAGCTGGTCATGATGCAGCCGGTGCCGTCGAAACGAAAGCCCAAGAAGGGTAAAAAG AACAAACCGCTGCAGATATCACTGCCCACGGGCTTCCGGCACACCATTACGGCCGTTCGCGACAAGGCGGAGCAGCCCGGTTCACCTTCCTTCTCCGGACTGCGCATCGTGGCAC TGACCGATGGGCACAAGGGCAAGACGTGGGGCCCGTCGACGATGCACCAGCGGGAGCGATCCCTGCTGCCCCCGCAACTGGGCGGCGGTCAGCCGGAGTGGCCCGCCCAGACCTCGACCCACTCCTCGTTCAGCAAGAGTGCTCCGAATCTGGacaagaagcagcagcagcagcagcagaaccagcagcaacaggtggCCTCCCTGACGCCGCCGCCGGGTTTGGGAGCTTTgggtggaagtggaagtggcgGCGTTGGTGGGACGCCGGCCACGCCCCTGTTGTACACAG GATACCAGGGACACAGCAAGATGGATGACTGGCGCCCGGGGGCCACCAACATGCCGATTATGTCGCCATCGCCGTATCTCCTCAGCCGCTTCACCAGCAACGTTCCCCTGCCGACGCTCTACGCCGGCGATTCGGCAAGAAAGCCGAAGCTCTCGGTGATCGAGCTGCTGCTCTACAACATGGCCTCCCTGCTGGCCGGAGTGGCGGCTGGCTACGATGTCCGGATGTCGAACGTGTCGCCAGTGCATCCCACGTTGCTCAGCGAAGTGCCCGCTTTGAAGGCGGCCCCGAAAGCAGTGGCTTCAATCACCGAGGATCAGGATAAGATCGTGGAACTGGAGGTGGAGGCGCCGCCCAAGCAGCAGGAGGACGAACAGCAGCAGGAAATAAGAGAGAGCACGCCCAGAAAGATGGTCAGCCAGACGAg ATTTAGCGGCATGGAAGCTCCGGTCAGCAAGTCACAGCCCACATCCCTGGCCCGTCGCATTGGCGGCAGTCAGCCGTATTACACGCCCGTTCAGCGGACACCACAGCACCAGTTGCACCACccgcagcagcaccaccagcaccaccaacCCCAGGCGGTGCCATCTGCTGTGGTCACAACAGTGGCGGCCTCACAGCCACCAGTGAGTGCTCTCTATGCCGGAACCCAGCCACCAACGCCATCGCCACGCCGCAAACTGAGCAACAGCAGCTTCGGCAATCCGAATCCCCAGCCGGAGGCCTTCGAGGAGTTCCGAGTGGGCGGTGGCATCGGTCCACCGCCGCTCTATGCGCCAGCGGATTACCTGAGAAACGGGCCGAGCTACTCCAACGATGGGGGGAACTACCGGAATGGTTACTTTG GTTCCAACTACTTCCCCTACCGACCAGAGTTGAACTACAGCTACGAGCGTGACTGCAAGTCGTATCCGGACTACTCGTACGACTACAACCATCGGCTGCCCGACTACTACGACTACCAGTACGAGGCGCCAGTGGTTCCCGTTCCCGTGCCGGTGACCGTTCCCTGTCCGGTCAGCCAGACCCGCACTCCGCCGCCCCGAGTGCCCCAGATGGGCGTGAGTGCAGCGGGACACCGACGCACTCCCTCCACCGTTTCCAATAACTCCAATGTGCTGCTGGAGCACGAGGAGCTGCTCTGCTATGACTACAATAATCTCAATCTGAATGCGGATTATGAGAGGGAGAGGGAAAGGGAACGGGAGCAAGTGCCTCCACCCACGAAACAAGAGCTCTATGCAGGATCACCGAAGCTCCTAAACCGGCTGATCCACAGCCCCTTGCCGATGACCAAGAGCAAGTATGCCACGGCGGCGGTAACGCGACCGGCCAGCCTGCCCTTCGAGCAGCACGCCCTTTCGCTGGGCTACCAGCAGGTGGGCTCCCTGCCAGCACCTTTGGCCAGCGGCCAATCCAAGCTGCGCAGCTCGCTGAAGAAGTACaatggcggcggaggaggaggaggaaatgGCTCCACATCCTCGCAGCAGGGCACACCCACTAATCCCACGCCGCCGGACTCGCTGACCAGCGACGATAGCTCCTATCTGAGTGCCAAGGAGGGCTCCATTGGCTCGCAGCACAGCCGGGTGCGCTTCAGTCCGGAGGCCTATTTGGATGCCAATCCGCTGCCCACTTTGGGACGCAGGATGACGGCTCCGGCGATGCAGTTgccgcatcagcagcagcagcagaggcgCCAGCGACAGGCCTCCAGTGGCAGCACACCATCGCCTTCGGCCTCATCCTCCTAG